In Gadus macrocephalus chromosome 11, ASM3116895v1, a single genomic region encodes these proteins:
- the gatd3l gene encoding ES1 protein, mitochondrial — protein MIASRAILSKQTLNVLARQPACFVHQGDYGNWGNTNIAVVFSGCGWWDGTDVHEAVYTMYHLSRNGARFQMFAPNQQQMNVIDHMKKQPASGENRNMMVEAARFSHGQGQMQMQDLSKLDASSFDAIIFPGGHGITKNLSSFVKEGKDCKLHSDVDRVLKEFHRNRKPIGLSSMAPMLACKALPGIEVTMGYEKDESSRWGNWPHTSMVQAVKGMGARHTVREPYEAYVDEKNKVISTPSFMWETEYHYHYIFDGIGNMVKHVLRMSTQ, from the exons ATGATTGCCAGCCGGGCCATCCTGTCGAAACAGACCCTGAACGTGCTCGCACGTCAGCCTGCATGCTTCGTGCACCAAGGAGACTACGGCAACTGGGGGAACACCAACATCGCAGTG GTGTTCTCAGGATGTGGCTGGTGGGACGGCACTGATGTGCACGAGGCCGTATA CACAATGTATCACCTGAGCCGCAACGGGGCGCGCTTCCAGATGTTCGCCCCCAACCAGCAGCAGATGAATGTGATCGACCACATGAAAAAGCAGCCTGCGTCTGGAGAGAACAG GAACATGATGGTGGAGGCTGCGCGTTTCAGCCATGGCCAGGGACAGATGCAGATGCAGGATCTGTCCAAGCTGGACGCCAGCTCCTTTGATGCGATCATCTTCCCCGGTGGCCACGGCATCACCAAAAACCT CTCTTCCTTTGTGAAGGAGGGGAAGGACTGCAAACTCCACAGCGATGTGGACAGAGTGCTGAAGGAGTTCCACCGCAACCGCAAGCCCATCGG CCTCTCCAGCATGGCCCCCATGCTAGCCTGCAAGGCGCTGCCCGGCATCGAGGTGACCATGGGCTACGAGAAGGACGAGAGCTCCCGCTGGGGCAACTGGCCCCACACCAGCATGGTGCAGGCTGTGAAGGGCATGGGGGCCCGACACACCGTCCGTGAGCCATAC GAGGCCTATGTGGACGAGAAGAACAAGGTCATCAGCACCCCTTCCTTCATGTGGGAGACAGAGTACCACTACCATTACATCTTCGATGGCATCGGAAACATGGTCAAGCACGTACTGCGCATGTCCACCCAGTAA